The Paenibacillus sp. FSL R7-0345 DNA segment TGCCGACGGACATCGAGCCCCTGCCTTACTATAACGGGTCAGAGATCATTATCCATTGGGGCAGTCCGCCAAACCGTTTATTTGATATTGCGGCTTGCGGAGCATTTCAGCTTGCCGAGGCGCATCCCAACATATACGAATATATGAAGCCAGGCGAGGACATTGTTACTTTTCACACAGCAAAAGAACTGTTGGAAAAGCTGCATTATTACAGTAATCATCCGGATGCCAAGAGAGCCGTTGCATCCCGCTCCTTATGGAATAGCACCTACGATTACTCTTTTCTCCAAATGACTACAAAGCTGCTTCACATCGTATTTAACCGCTGATCCAGCATGATGGACCGCAGCAGGAGGTATGCTACTTGAAGCTGATCGCTTATTTACTGCCACAATTTCACTGTATTCCCGAAAATGACCGGTGGTGGGGCAAGGGATTTACAGAGTGGACCAACACTAAAAAAGCGGTTCCGCTCTATGGAGGTCACCATCAGCCCAAAGAACCGCTTGATCATTACTACTATGATTTGACAGATGCGGCCGCGAGAAACTGGCAGGCGAAGGTAGCGAGAGCCTACGGAATTTACGGGTTCTGTTACTATCATTACTGGTTCAAGGGGAAGACGCTGCTCGAACGCCCGTTCAAGGAAGTCTTAGCCTCAGGCCAGCCGCAGTTTCCATTCTGCTTATCCTGGGCAAACGAATCCTGGACACGTAAATGGGACGGGGGAGACCATGATGTTTTGATCCAGCAGGATTACGGGGATGAGGCGGACTGGGAACTACATTTCTTTGAGCTATTGGACGCATTCCGCGACGCAAGGTATATCCGTATTGACAATAAACCTGTATTTATCATTTACAGACCGGGGAAGATTCCCCGGTGTGAAGACATGATGAAGCTGTGGAACAAGCTGGCGGTGAGAAATGGGCTGGACGGCATTTATTTTGTCAGGACACTGGGCGGCTTTGAAATTCCCAGCCAAGGCGGATTCCAGGCAAGCGTCGAGTTCGAACCTCATTACACCTTTGCCCACGGGGACACGCAGCGCCTCTGGCATTACATGAATATAAGCGGCCGGGAGCATCTCGTATTTGATTATGACCAGGCCTGGCTAACGATCCTGAACCGGTCCCATCACCGTAACGGTGAAACTATTTTCCCCGGCGCATACGTCAACTGGGATAATACACCGCGGCTGGGCATACGGGGACAGAGCGCCATCGGAGCCTCCCCGAGTAAATTCGGCTGGTACCTGACGAGGCAGATTGAACGCGCTATGAAGCTGTACAGAAGCGAATTTCTGTTTATCAATGCCTGGAACGAGTGGGCTGAAGGCGCTTTTCTAGAGCCTGACCTGCAGCATAAGTTCCGCTATCTGGAGGAAGTTAAGAAGGCGCTGGAGCACACGGGTGCTTTTCCAATGGCAGATTCCACGTTGTAAAGGGTTCCGATACGGTATTCTGTGCTTAAGCAGGTTGAATAGCCAGGCTTGGTGTGCCGCTGCTGACATCTATGAATAGCACGTAATCCAGCCCGTCTGTTCCCTTCAGCATCAGTCCCGGCTGGGATGCTGCACCCGTAGCATAGAATCTGAGCTGCTGCAGACTTGCTCCGCCAGCGGGAAGCACAGGCTGATTGCTCACCCCTGCCCGGTAATTGGACCAGAGGCTGCCGCCGGCGTCTACATCCGCTCCGGTTGCCAGACTATTAACTATCGATTGATTGCCGTTAATCTGCAAATCTCCCTGAATCGTTTGACTGCCATTGACATTCAGATTAATCTGCACGGTTTCGTTTCCGTTCACATGGAGGTCCTGCTGTATAAGCTGGTTACCGGTAACAAGCACGTTGTCAAAAGTAGGCACGGCTATCATTCCTTTCATTTGTATTACTATATTGTATGTAACTTATAGAAAACGGATATAGTACAACCATACAAATTTTAGATTGTTTCCAGTGTGAAGACAGCATCGAAAAAAAAACCTGCCCTCCCGCCAACTTTCAGCTTGGGAAGACAGGTTCTTTATATTTGCCGCTTAATCCCATAATTCCGGGTCAGTCGTGGAAATTAAGTCCGGAGGTTACAGCCGCGACGTATCCGCTGCGGATGACGAAGTCACCGAAATGCTCGCCGCTGATCCGTTCGCTGGC contains these protein-coding regions:
- a CDS encoding glycoside hydrolase family 99-like domain-containing protein; the encoded protein is MKLIAYLLPQFHCIPENDRWWGKGFTEWTNTKKAVPLYGGHHQPKEPLDHYYYDLTDAAARNWQAKVARAYGIYGFCYYHYWFKGKTLLERPFKEVLASGQPQFPFCLSWANESWTRKWDGGDHDVLIQQDYGDEADWELHFFELLDAFRDARYIRIDNKPVFIIYRPGKIPRCEDMMKLWNKLAVRNGLDGIYFVRTLGGFEIPSQGGFQASVEFEPHYTFAHGDTQRLWHYMNISGREHLVFDYDQAWLTILNRSHHRNGETIFPGAYVNWDNTPRLGIRGQSAIGASPSKFGWYLTRQIERAMKLYRSEFLFINAWNEWAEGAFLEPDLQHKFRYLEEVKKALEHTGAFPMADSTL